One ANME-2 cluster archaeon genomic window carries:
- a CDS encoding Gfo/Idh/MocA family oxidoreductase produces MRVGVIGVGAMGQHHVRIYNEMANVELIGISDVSESRVNELSSQYGVPGFIDHTELLKQDLDAISIAVPTTLHKQVGLDAIACGINILIEKPLSDTIENAKDLVNAASDAGVKLMVGHIERFNPAVMKLKHLMDSGLLGKIVS; encoded by the coding sequence ATGAGAGTAGGAGTTATTGGCGTCGGAGCTATGGGCCAGCATCATGTGAGGATCTATAATGAGATGGCTAATGTTGAACTTATAGGCATATCCGATGTTTCAGAAAGCAGGGTAAATGAACTTTCCAGTCAATATGGAGTCCCTGGCTTTATTGATCATACAGAATTGCTTAAACAGGATCTTGATGCTATCAGTATAGCTGTGCCAACAACGTTACATAAACAGGTCGGACTGGATGCCATTGCATGTGGGATCAATATATTGATAGAGAAACCCTTATCCGATACCATTGAAAACGCAAAAGACCTGGTTAATGCTGCTTCCGATGCCGGAGTAAAACTCATGGTCGGGCACATCGAAAGGTTCAATCCGGCTGTAATGAAACTAAAACATTTAATGGATTCGGGGTTGCTTGGAAAGATTGTCTCCA
- a CDS encoding DegT/DnrJ/EryC1/StrS family aminotransferase — protein sequence MIPIAKPLLDEDEINAAVEVLRSGNIAEGTRVSLFEHNFKELIGVKHAIAVNSGTSALQIALQAAGVRQDDEVITTSFSFIATANSILYTNAKPIFADISRDTFNIDPDDVLNKITHRTKAILPVHLYGHPAEMKALMEIARDYDLVLIEDACQAHGAQYHGKNVGSFGIGTFSFYPTKNMTTSEGGMITTNNPDIDICARMIRSHGSKQRYLHEMLGYNFRMTDISAAIGLVQLKKLADFNAKRIENAKYLSEGLKNIPGIEIPTIRKGCTHVFHQYTIRITEDYPIERDTLVERLRDHDIGTGIYYPIPIHKQPFYMKLGYDDTFLETELAAKQVISLPIHPAVSKKELSYIIKTICEVIE from the coding sequence ATGATCCCCATTGCAAAACCACTATTAGATGAAGATGAGATCAATGCCGCTGTTGAGGTATTAAGATCAGGTAATATTGCCGAAGGCACAAGAGTATCGTTATTTGAACACAACTTCAAAGAATTGATCGGTGTCAAGCATGCAATTGCCGTGAATTCAGGAACCTCAGCTTTACAAATTGCACTTCAGGCAGCAGGGGTAAGACAGGACGATGAGGTAATCACAACTTCCTTTTCTTTTATTGCCACTGCCAATTCCATACTGTATACAAATGCAAAGCCAATATTTGCAGATATATCCCGTGATACTTTCAACATCGATCCGGATGATGTCCTTAACAAGATCACACACAGAACAAAAGCAATCCTGCCAGTACATCTTTATGGACATCCTGCCGAGATGAAAGCTTTAATGGAAATTGCCAGGGACTATGACCTGGTACTGATCGAGGATGCTTGCCAGGCCCATGGTGCACAGTATCACGGAAAAAATGTGGGTTCTTTCGGTATCGGGACGTTTAGCTTCTACCCGACTAAAAATATGACCACCAGTGAAGGTGGTATGATAACTACAAATAATCCGGACATTGATATTTGTGCACGTATGATACGTTCTCATGGTTCAAAACAGCGCTATCTTCATGAAATGTTGGGCTATAACTTTAGAATGACAGATATTTCCGCTGCTATAGGATTGGTCCAGCTAAAAAAGCTTGCTGATTTTAATGCAAAAAGAATTGAAAATGCAAAATATTTATCAGAGGGACTGAAGAATATCCCTGGCATTGAAATTCCTACAATAAGGAAAGGGTGTACACATGTATTCCATCAATATACAATTAGGATAACGGAAGATTATCCAATAGAACGAGACACTCTTGTTGAGAGATTACGAGATCATGACATCGGGACCGGTATATATTATCCCATACCAATACACAAACAACCTTTCTATATGAAACTGGGATATGATGATACCTTTCTGGAAACAGAACTCGCTGCAAAGCAAGTGATCTCACTACCTATTCATCCTGCAGTATCAAAAAAGGAATTGTCATATATTATTAAAACAATTTGTGAGGTTATAGAATGA
- a CDS encoding N-acetyltransferase: MNLNSYLHQNNRIHESAHMYGNNSIDNDCIILENVILGYPTNKIIRELANSTIPISEYEFKGTTIGENAVIRSGSIIYSDVEIGNNFRSGHNILIREHTTIGDNVLIGTNVVVDGNTTIGNNVSIQSNAYIPTNTTIEDNVFIGPCAVLTNDKYPIRKKYKLKGPTLRFNASIGANSTILPGVEIGESAMVAAGALVTKDVPPRKLAIGVPAKITMLSDELLTVNSI; this comes from the coding sequence ATGAATTTGAATTCTTATTTACATCAGAATAATAGAATCCATGAATCTGCACATATGTATGGAAATAATTCAATCGATAATGATTGTATTATTCTTGAAAATGTTATTCTTGGTTATCCAACAAATAAAATAATCCGGGAATTAGCGAATTCAACAATTCCTATCTCTGAATACGAGTTCAAAGGCACGACAATAGGAGAAAATGCAGTAATACGATCCGGATCTATCATATATTCTGACGTTGAGATAGGGAATAATTTCAGATCCGGACATAATATCCTAATCAGGGAACACACCACTATTGGAGACAATGTTTTGATAGGTACCAATGTCGTAGTAGATGGAAACACAACAATTGGGAATAATGTAAGTATCCAGAGCAATGCATATATTCCAACTAATACGACTATTGAAGATAATGTTTTTATTGGTCCCTGTGCTGTCCTGACAAATGATAAATATCCTATTCGCAAGAAATATAAATTGAAAGGACCAACTTTACGGTTCAATGCATCTATTGGAGCTAATTCAACAATACTTCCAGGTGTTGAGATCGGTGAAAGCGCGATGGTAGCAGCCGGAGCTCTTGTAACAAAAGATGTACCCCCGCGAAAACTGGCAATAGGGGTTCCTGCGAAGATTACAATGTTAAGTGATGAATTATTGACAGTAAATTCGATTTAA
- a CDS encoding PEF-CTERM sorting domain-containing protein: MDPTSGTTTTETDTVTVTIDTKGLTRNTEHTGTITLNSNGGSKTGTIRVYVIYPNTEEQTLSTNTVPYATVPYAAEAYVHSSNDTGAEKNVFALGENVYCYAGDLPANDQAVDIYVVPNREWSVNDQIGPDVGDGVETVSTDGSGIIDVTQIWIAPLTAGNYDIIVDVDHDGVLDAGEPVDSFTIEVDIEEIPEFPTLAIPIIAMLCLAFIFQRRKN, from the coding sequence ATGGATCCAACCAGTGGAACAACAACCACAGAAACAGATACTGTTACTGTAACCATTGACACCAAAGGACTAACACGTAATACGGAACATACCGGAACCATAACTCTAAATTCCAACGGTGGAAGTAAAACAGGAACCATCCGAGTCTATGTGATATATCCTAATACTGAAGAACAAACGTTAAGCACTAATACAGTGCCATATGCTACAGTGCCATATGCTGCAGAAGCTTATGTCCATTCTTCCAATGATACTGGAGCTGAAAAGAATGTATTTGCTCTGGGGGAGAACGTCTACTGCTATGCGGGAGATCTTCCGGCTAACGACCAGGCTGTGGACATCTATGTAGTTCCAAACAGGGAATGGTCTGTGAATGACCAGATCGGACCTGATGTTGGTGATGGTGTTGAAACAGTATCCACAGATGGTTCTGGAATCATTGATGTTACTCAGATCTGGATTGCACCACTTACAGCCGGAAACTATGACATCATTGTAGACGTGGATCATGATGGAGTATTGGATGCTGGTGAACCGGTCGATAGTTTCACAATAGAAGTGGACATTGAAGAAATCCCAGAGTTCCCAACACTTGCAATCCCAATAATTGCAATGCTTTGTCTGGCATTTATCTTCCAGCGCCGGAAAAACTGA